CGCAAACTTCATGGGCTTGAGCTTTGAAGCCTCAAACGTCACCGGGAGCCAGTACTTCAGCGCGCAGAACGACGAACTGATCGGATTCGTGCGCGGTCTCGGCCCCGGCGTGTTGCGTATCGGCGGAAAGAGCGTCGATCGAATCGTGTACGCCGTCGACGATCTGCGCAACCTCGCCGCGTTTTCGCGCGCGACGGGTTGGCCGGTATTGCTCGGCCTGAACCTGGGCGCGTCGAACCCGCCCGAAGCGGTGGGACAGGCCGAAGACGCGGCGCGCGCGCTCGGCGATCGTCTGCTGGCGTTCGAGATCGGCAACGAGCCCGAGCGGTATGCAGCCAACGGCACGCGCGCGTCGGACTACGGATATCGCGCGTATCTCGATGAGTTCGTGACGTTTAGCACCGCGATTCGCTCGCGCGTTCGGAACGCGCGCTTCGCGGGACCGTCGGTTACGGCGAACACCGACGATTGGACCGTTCCGTTCGCGCACGACGCGCGAACGCACATCGCGCTTCTAACCGCGGGATACGATCGGATGGGTGCGCCCGCCGATTCGAGCGTCACGATCGACCGGCTGCTGCACGGGCACGACGACGATCGGCTCGAGCACACGCTCTCGAGCCTGCGCGACGCCGCGCTGGCGGCGCGCACGCCCTATCGTCTGGCGGCATGCAGGCCGACCTCCGGCGACGGAAAGTCCGGCGTAACCGACACGTTCGCCGCGGCACTCTGGGGACTCGATTTCGCGCATCGGGTGGGGGCTGCGGCCGGCGCCGGTATCAACGTTGCGGCCGGCGGCACGGGCGCGAACACGCCGCTCTTCGAACGGCCGGATGGAAACGGCAATTTCAGTTCGCGCCCGCTCTATTACGGACTCCAATTTTTCGCACCGTCCGCCGGCGCGCGCATCGTGCCGCTGCAATTGGGCGGCAGTCACCCGAACGTGCGCGCCTACGCCGTGCGCCGCGACGACGGAAGCATTCTGGTGACGGTCGTAAACCCCGACGCGCGGGATGCGGCGGCGGTCAGCATCTCGGGCACCGGTCTGGATACCGCAACGGTTCGAACTCTCACGGCTTCGTCGCTCCGGGCGAAATCGGGCGTGTCCATCTCCGCACCGAGCCCGGCGCAGGGCAATCCGATTGCGGTCGCGCCGGGTTCGGCCAGCCTGATCACCCTCACTCGCTGACGCACTCGGCGCCGCGACAAGGAGGCTCGCTTCGGGGTTTCTCCGAATCGGGGCCGGTCATGTCCGAAGCACTGTTGGTCAAAGAGATCCCGCGCAAGGCGGACGATCTCTCCGCATGGTACACCGCCGTCTGCATCAAGGCCGAGTTGGTTTCGTACTCGCCGGTTCGCGGGTGCGTCGTTCTGCGGCCGTACGGATTCGGGATGTGGGAGAACCTTCAGAAGCATCTGGACGAACGATTTAAAGCAACGGGGCACGAGAACGCCTACTTTCCGCTGCTGATCCCGGAGCATCTGCTCGCCAAAGAGGCGGAGCACGTCGAAGGCTTCGCTCCCGAAGTCGCCTGGGTCACCCATGGCGGTCAAGAGAAACTTACCGAACGGCTGGCGATTCGCCCGACATCCGAAGTGATCATCGGTACGATGTACGCACAGTGGATTCAGTCGCACCGCGACTTGCCGGTGCTCATCAATCAGTGGGCCAACGTCGTGCGCTGGGAGAAGGCGACGCGTCCGTTCCTGCGCACGATGGAGTTCCTATGGCAAGAAGGCCACACCGCGCACGCCACCGCGCAAGAAGCCCGCGAAGAGACGCTGCGCATGCTCGACGTCTACAAAGAGTTTGCGGAGAACGTGGCGGCCGTGCCGACGTACGCCGGCGCGAAGAGCGCGAGCGAGCGCTTCCCGGGCGCGATCGAGACCTATTCGATCGAAGCGCTGATGCCCGACGGTAAGGCGCTGCAGTCGGCGACCTCGCACGATCTCGGACAAAATTTCAGCAAGGCCTACGACATCACGTTCGCGGACGTCGACCAGCAGACCAAACACGTGCACACCACCTCATGGGGGATGTCGTGGCGCATGCTCGGCGCGCTGATCATGGTGCACGGCGACGACCGCGGCCTGCGGCTGCCGCCAAAGATCGCGCCGCTCGAAGCGGTCTTCGTACCGATCGTGAAGGGCGGCAACGATGCGGCCGTGCAGAAGGCGCACGAGCTTGCGAAACAATTGCGCACGCAGGGCCGGCGCGTACGCGTGGACGATCGCGACTATTCCCCGGGGTGGAAATACAGCGAATGGGAGATGCGCGGCGTACCCTTGCGCATCGAAATCGGTCCGCGCGATTTAGAGTCGGGCAGCGTCATGGTCGTGCGCCGCGACAAAACCAAGGGAGAGGACGGAGCGAAGACTGTGGTTCCCTTCGAGCGGCTCGGCGAGACCGTCGGCGAACTGCTCGATGCGGTGCACGCCTCGCTCTACGAACAAGCGCAGCATTTCCTCAACGGTCACACCTATAAGGTGGACGATCGCGAAACGTTCTACACGCTCTGCAAGGACCGCGCGGGCATGATCGACATCCCGTGGTGCGAACGCGCCGAATGCGAGGCGCACGTCAAGGCCGAAACCGGCGCGACCACCCGCAACACCCGCCCGCTCAAAAGCGCAAACGCATCCTGCGTTGCCTGCGGCGAACCGGCCCGAGTACAAGCCTACTTTGCCCAATCATACTAACGTGCGGCAACTCGCCGTCCTTCGACAGGCTCAGGATGACAAGCGGTAACCGCGTCTTTTCTTTTGTCATGCTGAGCTTGTCGAAGCACGCGCTCGTTTTGGTCGTGCTGTTGCTTCCGTTGCAGGCGCACGCGCAGGCGCTGCACGTGCCGGCCGCGTCGCCCTCGGTCGCAACGCTGGATGCCGATTCGCGCGCGGAGGGCAACGAAAAAGCGTTGGCGATCGCAATCGGCAAGACAATCTTCGCAAGCGAGTGGCCGGCCCAAGTGCTCAAGGTGCACGCGGACGGAATCGACTCCCACCGCGTCGCGGGTCTGGTCCTCTCGGGCGTGAAGTTCCACCAACGGCTCTCGGCGAGGCAGTTCTTCGATGAAGTTGAGGCGCTGGTCGGGCAAACGTTCCGCACCGCCCCAGTGGAAGAGGTCGATCTCTGGACCACGGTCCCGCTCTCGGTGGGCAAAGGGATCGTCGTTTCGGGCGACCTCGCCAAGCCTTCGAGCCGAACGGTCTTTACGCTAAGCGTCCGGCGCGGCGAAACGCCCGCAGCCCTCGCCCGGCGCCTCCACGCGCACCAAGGCATCTTCCTCGACGAGGACTGGGCCCGCACCGCTTTTAAAGGACACTAAGATGCCACATCATTCAAGCGAGCCCTCGGGAAGCGCCCAAGTCAGCACCACATCAAGACGCGCCGCAATAGCGGAGCCCAGGGCGGAGCGCCTTTAAAATGTACAAGAAGACGACGCTTCCGAACGGCGTGCGCGTGGTGACGGAGGCCATGCCGGCATTTCGCTCGGCCTCGATTGGGATTTGGGCGGATGTCGGGTCGGCGGCGGAACGCCCCGAGCAGCGCGGCATCTCGCATTTGGTCGAACACATGCTCTTCAAAGGCACGCAGACGCGAACGTCGCGGCAGATCGCCGAAGAGATGGACGGCGTGGGCGGCAACCTCAATGCTTTCACCGATAAAGAGTCGACCTGCTACTACGCCAAGGTCATCGATCATCACGTACCGCTGGCCATCGACGTGCTCACCGATATGTTTCTGCATTCGCAGTTCGATCCGCAGGAGCTGGCCAAGGAGCAGAAGGTCGTCCTCGAAGAGATCAAGATGTACGACGACTCGCCCGACGAGATGATTCACGACCTCTTCACGCAGACCATGTGGCGCGGAAGCGATCTCGGCGCGCCGACGATCGGCTTCGCCGATACGGTCATGCGCGTGACGCCGGGCGATCTGCGCGAACACATGCGCAAGCATTACGCACCGAATTCGGTCGTGGTCGCGGCGGCCGGAAACGTGGATCACGACGCGATCGTCGAACTCATGCGTGCGAAATTCGCCGCCTTCGAGGGATCCTGCGCGCTTCCCGTTCCCGACGCCCCCAAGGCGACGCCGGCGGGGCTCTTCAAATTCAAGGAAAGCGAACAAGCCTACGTCGTTATGGGCGCGCGCGGTCTCTCGGTTCGCGACGAACGCCGGTATGGTTTAAGCGTTCTCGACACGATCTTGGGCGGCGGAATGAGCAGCCGTCTCTTCCAAGAGATTCGCGAAAAGCGCGGCCTCGTGTACACCGTGTACTCGTTCCAAGCGGCGTATCGAGCGACCGGACTCTTCGGCGTCTATGCGGGCACGTCGGCGGAGAGCGTGCGCGAATGCGTAAACGTGATCGGCGAGCAGTTCGCCCTGCTGCGCGAACATCTCGTCGCCGACGGCGAACTGAAACTCGCGAAGGAACACATCAAAGGCAACTTGACGCTCGCGCTCGAGAGCACGTCGAGCCGGATGATTCGTTTGGGCCGTAGCGAGTTCTCGCTCGGGCGCCAAGTGACGACCGAGGAGATCGAGGCGAAGATCGACGCCGTAACCGCGGACGACATCCGAGCGCTCGCGCAAGAGGTGCTCGCCGAAGAGCAGCTCGGCCTCTGCGTGCTCGGGCCGGTCGACGAGTCGGCCGTCGATTGGAATAGAAGCGCTGCATAATCACGTCGCGGCCGGATTCTGGTCGTGGGAACTCGTGGGCGCGATGCTCATTACGTTCATCGTGCAGGGCGTCACCATCGGCGCCTACGCGGCGCGTCTTTCCGGCGTTCTAACCGGCCGGATCGCGACCTCGATCTCGCTTTTCAACTTGTTCGTAACGTTCGGGCGCTTGGCGAACATTTTTTCCGGCATCACCGTGGGCCCGTTGACCGACGGGGCGGCCAAACGAGCGGCCGTGCTG
Above is a genomic segment from Candidatus Baltobacteraceae bacterium containing:
- the proS gene encoding proline--tRNA ligase; translation: MSEALLVKEIPRKADDLSAWYTAVCIKAELVSYSPVRGCVVLRPYGFGMWENLQKHLDERFKATGHENAYFPLLIPEHLLAKEAEHVEGFAPEVAWVTHGGQEKLTERLAIRPTSEVIIGTMYAQWIQSHRDLPVLINQWANVVRWEKATRPFLRTMEFLWQEGHTAHATAQEAREETLRMLDVYKEFAENVAAVPTYAGAKSASERFPGAIETYSIEALMPDGKALQSATSHDLGQNFSKAYDITFADVDQQTKHVHTTSWGMSWRMLGALIMVHGDDRGLRLPPKIAPLEAVFVPIVKGGNDAAVQKAHELAKQLRTQGRRVRVDDRDYSPGWKYSEWEMRGVPLRIEIGPRDLESGSVMVVRRDKTKGEDGAKTVVPFERLGETVGELLDAVHASLYEQAQHFLNGHTYKVDDRETFYTLCKDRAGMIDIPWCERAECEAHVKAETGATTRNTRPLKSANASCVACGEPARVQAYFAQSY
- a CDS encoding pitrilysin family protein: MYKKTTLPNGVRVVTEAMPAFRSASIGIWADVGSAAERPEQRGISHLVEHMLFKGTQTRTSRQIAEEMDGVGGNLNAFTDKESTCYYAKVIDHHVPLAIDVLTDMFLHSQFDPQELAKEQKVVLEEIKMYDDSPDEMIHDLFTQTMWRGSDLGAPTIGFADTVMRVTPGDLREHMRKHYAPNSVVVAAAGNVDHDAIVELMRAKFAAFEGSCALPVPDAPKATPAGLFKFKESEQAYVVMGARGLSVRDERRYGLSVLDTILGGGMSSRLFQEIREKRGLVYTVYSFQAAYRATGLFGVYAGTSAESVRECVNVIGEQFALLREHLVADGELKLAKEHIKGNLTLALESTSSRMIRLGRSEFSLGRQVTTEEIEAKIDAVTADDIRALAQEVLAEEQLGLCVLGPVDESAVDWNRSAA